A window from Triticum aestivum cultivar Chinese Spring chromosome 6D, IWGSC CS RefSeq v2.1, whole genome shotgun sequence encodes these proteins:
- the LOC123145056 gene encoding tRNA pseudouridine synthase A: protein MAAASPPPSPPHPKRPKMSSSSDPEPEPTSLSAAGADPGQPRRRYKRRKVAIILAYCGAGYQGMQKNPGARTIEGDLEEALYQAGAVPEADRAAPARYEWARAARTDKGVSAAAQVVSGRFYVDPPGFIDRLNAKLAPQIRAFGYVRVTNSFSAKKFCDRRRYVYLLPVLALDPSAHPDREAVKASAGSENQLAKCVECSERGRKVPDIMGREGKLPDSEEEKVLDTPGEETVAAHGELGDAKSVPASSVTETGLGDGVMIDLPSSGNGTEAQNAELGSNGAGKCDIETAVGNCHSEAVPTSASETICSTVGSVDVIASVVAEKENNFEPADIEKERMQATNIQKENGEESPLLKNTFAYTDEVKEKFNRILKHYVGTRNFHNFTTRTKAEDPAAKRYIISFTANTVVSLDGIDFVRCEVVGQSFMLHQIRKMVGLAIAVMRNCAPESIYDVAFRKDIRLNVPTAPEVGLHLDECMFTSYNSKWMDTHEAVSIEPYAEEAEEFKIKYIFPHIAAMEHKEGAVALWLHSLNSRNYPDFRYMETTGSEAKVGAVVENMEEVQMPSNNVSE from the exons atggccgccgcctcgccgccgccctccccgCCCCATCCAAAGCGCCCCAAGATGTCCTCCTCCTCCGACCCCGAGCCGGAGCCCACCTCGCTGTCTGCCGCCGGCGCCGACCCCGGGCAGCCTCGCCGCCGCTACAAGCGCCGCAAGGTGGCCATCATCCTGGCCTACTGCGGCGCGGGGTATCAGGGTATGCAGAAGAATCCGGGCGCGCGCACCATCGAGGGCGATCTCGAGGAGGCGCTCTACCAGGCGGGCGCCGTCCCTGAAGCCGACCGTGCCGCGCCCGCCCGATACGAGTGGGCACGCGCAGCGCGCACCGATAAGGGCGTGAGCGCCGCCGCGCAAGTTGTCTCCGGACGCTTCTACGTCGACCCGCCGGGATTCATTGACCGGCTGAATGCGAAGCTCGCACCACAGATCCGGGCCTTTGGCTACGTGCGCGTCACCAACTCCTTCAGCGCTAAGAAGTTCTGCGACCGCCGGAGGTATGTGTATCTGCTCCCCGTCTTGGCGCTCGACCCCAGCGCACACCCAGACCGCGAGGCTGTCAAGGCAAGCGCGGGGAGTGAGAACCAACTTGCGAAGTGCGTGGAGTGCTCCGAGAGGGGGAGGAAGGTGCCAGATATTATGGGCCGGGAGGGGAAGTTGCCCGACTCCGAGGAGGAGAAGGTTCTTGATACGCCTGGAGAGGAAACTGTGGCTGCTCATGGAGAATTAGGGGATGCAAAATCTGTTCCAGCAAGCTCTGTTACTGAGACTGGGCTGGGAGATGGTGTAATGATTGATCTACCGAGCTCTGGTAATGGAACAGAAGCTCAAAATGCTGAACTGGGATCAAATGGGGCAGGAAAATGTGATATTGAAACTGCAGTTGGTAATTGCCATTCTGAAGCTGTACCAACCAGCGCCAGTGAGACCATCTGTTCAACTGTAGGTTCAGTCGATGTCATTGCTTCAGTTGTAGCTGAGAAGGAGAATAATTTTGAGCCTGCAGATATTGAAAAGGAGAGAATGCAAGCTACAAATATTCAGAAGGAAAATGGAGAAGAAAGTCCCCTTCTGAAAAACACATTTGCTTACACTGATGAAGTTAAAGAGAAGTTCAATAGGATCCTCAAGCATTATGTTGGAACCCGTAATTTCCACAACTTCACCACAAGAACTAAAGCTGAGGATCCTGCAGCCAAGAGGTACATCATTTCCTTCACTGCCAATACCGTTGTTAGTCTGGATGGGATTGATTTTGTCAGATGCGAGGTTGTCGGGCAGAGTTTCATGCTTCATCAGATCCGGAAGATGGTTGGCCTTGCTATAGCAGTGATGAGGAACTGTGCACCTGAGTCAATCTATGACGTTGCCTTTCGCAA GGATATCAGACTTAATGTGCCTACTGCACCTGAGGTTGGACTCCACCTCGATGAATGCATGTTTACCTCATATaactcaaaatggatggatacacaTGAGGCAGTTTCAATTGAACCCTATGCTGAGGAGGCTGAAGAGTTCAAGATCAAGTACATCTTCCCTCATATTGCTGCAATGGAACACAAGGAGGGAGCTGTAGCACTCTGGTTGCACTCATTGAACAGCAGAAACTATCCAGATTTCCGCTACATGGAGACCACTGGATCTGAGGCAAAGGTTGGGGCTGTAGTTGAGAATATGGAAGAAGTGCAAATGCCTAGTAATAATGTAAGCGAGTAA